The following are encoded in a window of Deinococcus arcticus genomic DNA:
- a CDS encoding VOC family protein, which produces MNWTLEVVVVPVSDVARAVAFYAEGLGFVVDHDTQLGGGRRLVQLTPRGSGCSVVLGDGLSSMAPGSLHGLQLVVNDVRAAHAELTARGVAVGEVQVLGPGGPRPAGPGDDLNNVGFLFLSDPDGNRWAVQQITTRP; this is translated from the coding sequence ATGAACTGGACCCTGGAAGTTGTGGTGGTGCCCGTGAGTGACGTGGCGCGGGCGGTGGCCTTTTATGCCGAGGGCCTGGGCTTTGTGGTGGACCACGACACGCAGCTGGGCGGTGGACGGCGCCTCGTGCAGCTCACCCCGCGCGGGTCTGGCTGCTCGGTGGTGCTGGGCGACGGCCTGAGCTCGATGGCCCCAGGTTCACTGCACGGCCTGCAACTGGTTGTCAACGATGTCCGCGCCGCCCACGCCGAACTGACGGCGCGCGGCGTAGCGGTGGGCGAGGTGCAGGTGCTGGGCCCAGGCGGCCCCCGCCCCGCTGGCCCTGGCGACGACCTGAACAACGTAGGCTTTCTGTTTTTGAGCGACCCCGACGGCAACCGCTGGGCCGTGCAGCAAATCACCACCCGGCCCTGA
- a CDS encoding VOC family protein, with amino-acid sequence MTQLTPALMFEGRAAEALDLYFSLFPGARVIGRQEYGPDGPGAPGTIMTAEVELAGQRLRVSDSPIPHAFTFTPSLSLFVDRLALADFERLFTGLAAGGEVLMPPDTYGFSTHFAWVNDRFGVSWQLNVP; translated from the coding sequence ATGACCCAGCTGACCCCCGCCCTGATGTTTGAAGGCCGCGCCGCCGAGGCGCTGGACCTCTACTTTTCCCTGTTCCCTGGCGCCCGGGTGATTGGCCGGCAGGAGTACGGCCCGGACGGTCCCGGCGCCCCCGGCACGATCATGACCGCCGAGGTGGAACTGGCGGGCCAGCGCCTGCGCGTGTCCGACAGCCCGATTCCACACGCCTTTACCTTTACACCTTCCCTGTCGTTGTTTGTGGACAGGCTGGCGCTGGCCGACTTCGAGCGCCTGTTCACGGGGCTGGCAGCAGGCGGCGAGGTGCTGATGCCGCCGGACACCTACGGCTTTAGCACCCACTTTGCCTGGGTCAATGACCGCTTTGGCGTGTCCTGGCAGCTGAACGTGCCGTGA
- a CDS encoding molybdopterin oxidoreductase family protein, whose amino-acid sequence MTVAASREVLLTCPLDCPDACRLKVTLTRGEDGQERMSKLTGDPTHPVTRGFACAKTVHYPARANHPERPLYPLKRMNAKTEAPVWQRVSWDEALDDIAARLRGLLDTRGPQSILRYHYAGTMGLMEGSHVHALFRALGTPELDETICATAGTEAWAMGYGTRYAVDPQDVAHARLIVLWGINSLSTNSHLTPHLTAARKAGARIVAVDPYRNRTAAFADEHLKLRPGTDAALALGVMHELFAHGWTDDAYLAEATVGLEDLRQAAAEWTPERTAEVTGLSAEVVRDFARQVGTTRPTYIRVGYGMTRHEHGGTNLRAVTLIPALTGDWRHRGGGCALSASGAFKLNRTRLGGAHLIRPGTPHVNMNELAGALRPEAGFGATVIYNCNPAVVAPDAGRVRAGLAREDLLVVVLEQAMTETARLADYVLPATTFAEHPDLYTSYGHHHLGYNHAELQAPGETRPNSWVMQQLARRLGITEPSVYWTVDDLLAEVLTTDHPHLAGITPGRLKAEGSVRLNLPELFLPYAHGAETPSGKVQLSPAPQHREPDAALNAAYPVRLLTPPAHHFLNSTYGNLENLNRAEGNEPHVLVHPDDAQAFGLHDAAYARLESEIGAVRRRVKVTDVTQPGTAVVEGTWWGLSAPDGTSINELTAQTLTDLGGGSTFHNTRVRLVPVT is encoded by the coding sequence ATGACGGTTGCCGCCTCCCGTGAAGTGCTGCTCACCTGCCCCCTGGACTGCCCCGACGCCTGCCGCCTCAAGGTCACCCTGACGCGCGGTGAGGACGGCCAGGAGCGGATGAGCAAGCTGACTGGCGACCCCACCCACCCGGTCACGCGCGGCTTTGCCTGCGCCAAGACGGTGCATTACCCGGCGCGCGCCAACCACCCCGAGCGGCCGTTGTATCCCCTGAAGCGCATGAACGCCAAGACCGAGGCCCCGGTGTGGCAGCGGGTGTCCTGGGACGAGGCGCTGGACGACATTGCGGCCCGGCTGCGGGGGCTGCTGGACACGCGCGGTCCGCAGAGCATCCTGCGCTATCACTACGCGGGCACGATGGGCCTGATGGAAGGCAGCCATGTTCACGCCCTGTTCCGCGCGCTGGGCACCCCGGAGCTGGACGAAACCATCTGCGCCACCGCCGGTACGGAGGCCTGGGCGATGGGCTACGGCACGCGCTACGCGGTGGACCCACAGGACGTGGCCCACGCCCGCCTGATCGTGTTGTGGGGCATCAATTCGCTGTCCACCAACAGCCACCTGACTCCGCACCTGACGGCGGCGCGCAAGGCCGGGGCACGCATCGTTGCCGTGGACCCGTACCGCAACCGCACGGCGGCCTTTGCCGACGAGCACCTGAAACTCAGGCCCGGCACCGACGCGGCGCTGGCCCTGGGCGTCATGCACGAGCTGTTCGCGCACGGCTGGACCGACGACGCCTATCTGGCCGAGGCCACCGTGGGCCTTGAGGACCTTCGGCAGGCCGCTGCCGAGTGGACCCCAGAGCGCACCGCCGAGGTGACGGGCCTGAGCGCCGAAGTGGTCCGCGACTTTGCCCGGCAAGTGGGCACCACCCGCCCTACCTACATTCGCGTGGGCTACGGCATGACCCGCCACGAGCACGGCGGCACCAACCTGCGCGCGGTAACGCTCATCCCGGCCCTGACCGGCGACTGGCGGCACCGGGGTGGCGGCTGCGCCCTCAGCGCCAGCGGGGCATTCAAGCTCAACCGCACCCGCCTGGGCGGCGCGCACCTGATTCGCCCCGGTACCCCGCACGTGAACATGAACGAACTGGCGGGCGCCCTGCGCCCCGAGGCGGGCTTTGGGGCCACCGTCATCTACAACTGCAACCCCGCCGTGGTGGCCCCCGACGCCGGGCGGGTGCGCGCCGGGCTGGCGCGCGAGGACCTGCTGGTGGTGGTGCTGGAGCAGGCGATGACCGAAACCGCTCGCCTGGCCGACTACGTGCTGCCGGCCACCACCTTTGCCGAACACCCGGACCTGTACACCAGCTACGGCCACCACCACCTGGGCTACAACCACGCAGAGCTTCAGGCCCCCGGCGAAACGCGCCCCAACTCCTGGGTGATGCAGCAGCTCGCCCGCCGCCTGGGCATCACCGAGCCCAGTGTGTACTGGACCGTGGACGACCTGCTGGCCGAGGTGCTGACCACCGACCACCCGCACCTGGCCGGCATCACCCCAGGGCGCCTGAAGGCGGAAGGCAGCGTGCGCCTGAACCTCCCCGAGCTGTTTTTGCCCTACGCCCACGGGGCAGAAACCCCCAGCGGCAAGGTGCAACTGTCGCCCGCCCCGCAGCACCGCGAGCCGGACGCCGCCCTGAACGCCGCGTACCCGGTGCGCCTGCTCACGCCGCCCGCGCATCACTTCCTGAATTCCACCTACGGCAATCTGGAGAACCTTAACCGCGCCGAGGGAAACGAGCCGCACGTGCTGGTCCACCCTGACGACGCCCAGGCGTTTGGTCTTCACGACGCCGCGTATGCGCGCCTGGAATCCGAGATTGGCGCGGTGCGCCGCCGCGTGAAGGTTACAGACGTCACGCAGCCCGGCACCGCTGTGGTGGAGGGAACGTGGTGGGGGCTTTCGGCCCCGGACGGCACCAGCATCAACGAACTGACGGCCCAGACCCTGACCGACCTGGGCGGCGGCAGCACCTTTCACAACACCCGCGTTCGGCTGGTGCCTGTTACCTGA